One window of Cohnella hashimotonis genomic DNA carries:
- the ruvA gene encoding Holliday junction branch migration protein RuvA: MIDYLKGFVAHIELEYVVLDVRDVGYRVFTPNPYGLARSEEQVQLFIHHHVREDAIQLFGFTTREEQSLFRKLLEVSGIGPRVALGVLAGGRPESVVAAIQQENLTFLTKLPGIGKKTAQRMVLDLKDKLGSSYDAAGLGLPAAERLSLPDDGHASWVAAREALAGLGYRDAELDKAWSALKDRIKPEDSPDALMKLALQQLFTG; encoded by the coding sequence GTGATCGATTATTTAAAAGGTTTTGTAGCGCATATCGAGCTCGAGTACGTAGTTCTCGACGTGCGGGACGTTGGATACAGAGTGTTTACGCCCAATCCGTACGGTCTGGCGAGAAGCGAGGAGCAGGTACAGTTGTTCATCCATCATCACGTTCGCGAGGATGCGATCCAGCTGTTCGGCTTCACGACACGGGAGGAGCAGAGCCTCTTCCGCAAGCTGCTGGAGGTATCCGGCATTGGACCTCGCGTGGCGCTCGGGGTGCTGGCGGGCGGCAGGCCGGAGTCGGTCGTGGCTGCGATCCAGCAGGAGAATTTGACGTTTCTGACGAAGCTGCCGGGGATCGGGAAAAAGACGGCGCAGCGGATGGTTCTCGATTTGAAGGACAAGCTGGGCTCTTCTTACGATGCGGCGGGCCTCGGCTTGCCTGCGGCGGAGCGTCTATCGCTGCCTGACGACGGCCATGCGTCGTGGGTGGCGGCGAGAGAGGCGCTGGCGGGGCTCGGCTACCGGGATGCGGAGCTGGACAAGGCCTGGTCGGCGCTTAAGGACCGGATCAAGCCCGAGGACTCGCCGGACGCGCTTATGAAGCTCGCGCTTCAGCAGTTATTTACCGGTTGA
- a CDS encoding BofC C-terminal domain-containing protein: MLGNRIRHWKKRLKRNKRLAWSLGIWAAAVLTAAAALAVIQPRFEREERQSGAMTDAEAVWLDNRSSYLSFEGPDSERGRAIAALAGLEGKVEVVLQRMYVCGEEIRRLGSFSSTEAMDLLKAHREWTATLQDADRIIMRESVDDLSASCKTSARIGLDRGGNLSLFDGPVKKDKVIRTFFHMDVKALESGLSPEELRRLREGLPLGEGSDDYHQVVSRLGEYADKSGASASAAE; this comes from the coding sequence GTGCTCGGTAATCGGATTCGTCATTGGAAGAAGCGATTAAAGCGGAACAAGCGTCTGGCGTGGTCCCTCGGCATTTGGGCTGCCGCCGTATTGACGGCGGCAGCGGCGCTGGCCGTTATCCAGCCCCGCTTTGAGCGCGAGGAGCGTCAGAGCGGCGCCATGACGGACGCCGAGGCCGTATGGCTCGACAACCGGTCTTCGTACCTGTCTTTCGAAGGCCCCGACTCCGAGCGGGGGCGGGCGATCGCCGCACTTGCGGGCCTCGAGGGCAAAGTCGAGGTCGTGCTGCAGCGCATGTACGTATGCGGAGAGGAAATCCGGCGGCTCGGTTCGTTCTCCTCGACGGAAGCGATGGATTTGCTCAAGGCGCATCGCGAATGGACCGCGACGCTCCAGGACGCGGACAGGATTATCATGCGGGAGTCGGTGGACGACCTGTCGGCGTCCTGCAAAACATCGGCCAGAATCGGTCTGGACAGGGGCGGCAACCTATCTCTATTCGACGGACCCGTGAAAAAGGACAAGGTCATCCGCACCTTTTTCCACATGGATGTCAAGGCGCTGGAGAGCGGTTTGTCGCCCGAAGAACTGCGAAGACTGCGGGAAGGTTTGCCGTTGGGCGAAGGCAGCGACGACTATCATCAGGTGGTAAGCCGCCTTGGCGAGTACGCCGACAAATCCGGAGCGTCAGCAAGCGCGGCCGAATAG
- the pheA gene encoding prephenate dehydratase, translating to MNRVPSAAVLPKGTFSDEAARYFFRDREVELRYHKMIADVFKSTDGGTTDWSVIPIENTIDGSVSLHTDWLVHEVELPIRAEWVFPAVQNLVGRLGELAADGQGEQEPSGAWDPAKIVKIFSHPVAMAQCYEFIRAHIPHAELETLSSTAEAIRTVHDNPGRGWAAIGTGTAAADYGLDLLQEAVTDHDNNYTRFLLVGHRVYEPVAEPKYKTSILITLPEDYPGALHQVLSAFSWRRINLSRIESRPTKKKLGSYYFWIDIEMSLDTVLLPAAIAEIEAIGCQVRILGSYPSFPFEG from the coding sequence TTGAATCGCGTACCGAGCGCAGCGGTGCTCCCGAAGGGGACGTTTTCCGACGAGGCGGCCCGCTACTTTTTCCGCGACCGCGAGGTCGAGCTTCGCTATCACAAGATGATCGCGGACGTCTTCAAGTCGACGGACGGCGGCACGACGGACTGGAGCGTCATCCCGATCGAGAATACGATCGACGGCTCCGTCAGCCTCCATACGGATTGGCTCGTGCACGAAGTCGAGCTGCCGATCCGGGCGGAGTGGGTATTTCCTGCCGTACAGAATCTGGTCGGGCGACTGGGCGAGCTGGCAGCGGACGGTCAAGGAGAGCAGGAACCGTCAGGCGCCTGGGATCCGGCCAAGATCGTCAAAATTTTCAGCCATCCGGTAGCGATGGCGCAATGCTACGAGTTTATTCGTGCGCACATCCCGCACGCGGAGCTGGAGACGCTCTCGAGCACGGCCGAAGCGATCCGCACCGTACACGACAATCCGGGGCGGGGCTGGGCTGCGATCGGTACGGGCACGGCTGCGGCTGATTACGGTTTGGACCTGCTGCAGGAGGCCGTGACCGACCACGACAACAATTACACGCGATTTCTACTCGTCGGTCATCGCGTATACGAACCGGTTGCAGAGCCGAAGTACAAGACGAGCATACTGATTACGCTGCCCGAAGATTATCCGGGCGCGCTGCATCAAGTGCTGTCGGCGTTTTCGTGGCGGAGGATCAACCTGTCGCGAATCGAGTCGCGTCCGACGAAGAAGAAGCTTGGCAGCTACTATTTCTGGATCGACATCGAAATGTCGCTCGACACGGTCCTGCTGCCGGCGGCCATCGCGGAGATCGAGGCGATCGGCTGCCAGGTGCGCATTCTTGGCTCTTATCCCAGTTTCCCATTCGAAGGTTGA
- a CDS encoding SpoIID/LytB domain-containing protein: MTKMNRRVALGTSAAVLLAWAGTDGQAANAALVPDTIRVGLFLDLGSKYQSTTPVATLVSAGGLGLSWVGGQGNADYPAPGGTVRFAVDAYRAMVLETADFSTAQTVLKKIQASSKAGFVTKLTKKGKTVYQVSEGVYSTATAAQSALAKWAAATGGQSSLTPAYVAGPLALEAGPYAGAGEASAAAVQLGNAGFDAFVAVKPSAEGTAYVLRIGSASSQAELTKIQAAVAAAGFTAKLPATNSAYAVIRDDVTYTGSATNSAPLYALPAAGGAALQADVQSDGSIQVVERSKNKYRGSMQISVLNNNLAVVNVVGLEPYLYSVVGAEVGSSWPAEAQKAQAVAARSYALAGGVTYQIADVVDNTYSQAYNGLGSENANSTAGVQATAGEVMTYGGKIITAMFGASAGGMTADPLEYAGNAIPYYAGAVKSPDDGIQKGKLDWYRVALDSGTVGYIRSDLLADKGQKNEAGLAMLTVTGDNVQVRPSPRVQSDVQPIASVNAGTLVLSLGKAPEYTNNSWVEGPLTADKLLATINAKLSDKNKIQGPLRTLEVSETGASGRAVRLKANGTTVQLYGDSWRSALGGVKSTLFKIDETARATIVGANGTSREVPDGGGTLQVLGGDGTVRSLDSAGGNAIVLNGTGQVRAITASPQFIITGTGYGHGLGMSQWGALGLANQGYDYKSILQYYYKDIKIEKDGAS; encoded by the coding sequence ATGACTAAAATGAATCGCCGGGTCGCACTGGGCACTTCGGCCGCGGTCCTGCTCGCTTGGGCGGGAACGGACGGACAGGCTGCGAATGCCGCTCTCGTGCCCGATACGATACGCGTCGGCCTGTTTTTGGACCTGGGTTCCAAGTATCAATCCACGACACCCGTCGCGACGCTCGTATCCGCCGGAGGACTGGGTCTGTCATGGGTCGGCGGACAAGGGAATGCGGACTATCCCGCGCCGGGCGGAACCGTTCGGTTCGCTGTTGACGCTTACCGGGCGATGGTGCTCGAGACGGCGGATTTTTCTACAGCGCAGACGGTCCTGAAGAAAATTCAAGCTTCCTCCAAAGCAGGTTTTGTAACCAAGCTGACGAAAAAAGGAAAAACCGTTTATCAAGTGTCGGAGGGTGTGTACAGCACGGCGACCGCCGCGCAATCCGCCCTCGCCAAGTGGGCGGCGGCAACGGGCGGTCAGAGCTCGCTCACGCCGGCTTACGTGGCTGGTCCGCTTGCGCTCGAGGCCGGCCCCTACGCCGGTGCGGGCGAGGCTTCGGCAGCGGCTGTACAGCTGGGCAATGCGGGCTTCGATGCGTTCGTCGCCGTCAAGCCTTCGGCGGAAGGAACGGCGTACGTCTTGCGTATCGGATCGGCCTCCAGTCAGGCTGAGCTGACGAAGATCCAGGCCGCCGTCGCGGCAGCCGGATTTACGGCTAAGCTGCCTGCGACGAACTCCGCCTACGCCGTCATCCGGGACGACGTCACTTACACGGGCTCCGCCACGAATTCCGCCCCGCTGTATGCCCTGCCGGCCGCGGGCGGCGCTGCTTTGCAGGCGGATGTTCAGAGCGACGGCAGCATACAGGTCGTCGAGCGGAGCAAAAACAAATATCGAGGCAGCATGCAGATCAGCGTGCTGAACAACAACCTCGCCGTCGTCAACGTCGTCGGACTCGAGCCGTATCTATATTCGGTCGTCGGCGCCGAGGTCGGCTCCAGCTGGCCGGCGGAGGCGCAGAAGGCGCAGGCGGTCGCCGCCAGGTCCTACGCGCTCGCGGGCGGCGTAACCTATCAGATCGCCGACGTCGTCGACAATACCTACAGCCAAGCCTACAACGGGCTCGGTTCGGAGAACGCGAATTCTACCGCAGGCGTGCAGGCGACGGCCGGCGAAGTGATGACGTACGGCGGCAAGATCATAACCGCCATGTTCGGCGCGAGCGCGGGCGGAATGACGGCCGATCCGCTTGAGTATGCCGGCAACGCGATCCCTTATTATGCGGGAGCGGTCAAGAGTCCCGACGACGGCATCCAGAAGGGGAAGCTCGACTGGTACCGCGTCGCGCTCGATTCCGGCACGGTCGGCTATATCCGCAGCGACCTGCTCGCCGACAAGGGACAAAAAAACGAAGCGGGCCTCGCGATGCTCACCGTGACCGGGGACAACGTGCAGGTTCGCCCCAGTCCGCGCGTTCAGTCCGACGTTCAGCCGATCGCTTCCGTCAATGCAGGGACGCTCGTGCTGTCCCTCGGCAAGGCCCCGGAATATACCAACAACAGCTGGGTCGAAGGCCCGCTGACCGCGGACAAGCTGCTGGCAACGATCAATGCGAAGCTGTCCGACAAAAACAAGATTCAGGGGCCGCTCCGTACGCTTGAAGTATCCGAGACCGGCGCTTCCGGCCGGGCTGTCCGTCTCAAGGCGAACGGCACGACCGTTCAGCTGTACGGCGACAGCTGGCGCAGCGCGCTCGGCGGCGTCAAGAGCACGCTCTTCAAGATCGACGAGACCGCGCGCGCGACGATCGTCGGCGCGAACGGAACGAGCCGGGAGGTGCCGGACGGCGGGGGGACTCTTCAGGTACTCGGCGGCGACGGCACCGTGCGTTCGCTGGATTCGGCGGGCGGCAACGCCATCGTCCTGAACGGAACCGGTCAGGTCCGCGCCATAACCGCTTCGCCCCAATTCATCATAACGGGAACCGGCTACGGCCACGGTCTCGGGATGTCCCAATGGGGCGCACTCGGACTGGCGAATCAAGGGTATGACTACAAGAGTATCCTGCAATACTACTATAAGGATATTAAGATCGAGAAGGATGGCGCTTCATGA
- a CDS encoding LysM peptidoglycan-binding domain-containing protein has translation MKIHIAKSGDTLYNLAKKYGLSLDELIAANTDIANPDEIEVGAKIRIPKPGQKQYEIAQDYTIQQGDTMWKLSKTYQVPLADLIAANPQIVNPSALMTGQVVHIPKLPAEGSGASEEMQQHHHHHGKPETGVMPAAGEKPSTAVMPGATEKPSTAVMPAVTEKPSTAPMPIVEQPQVTAPVEVQMPPPMPPAPPVQPVHEQYPVYMTTYQQSTDLFLQMPQPAVEASTVPVGYGHAGYGHGQEAVSPVSTGPAVLPAATYGYGYGQSQHTSVSPETAMPYNYGDVSPAAAKTNSYSAVSPATAMPNSYGAISPATAMPSSYGAVSPATAMPNSYGAVSPAAVHSYNGYGTAVSPAATQPYGGVPCAEGIGPLVGGIPAYPGYIGGLEGGIPGHLGGLEGGIPGQIGGLTGGIPGNLGSLNGGIPGHLGGLEGGIPGHLGGIEGGIPGQLGGIEGGIPGHLGGLNGGLPGYLGGLEGGIPGQLGGLGGLQTGWGQAPCHPCAGTPVSPAAAVNAAQTSGYGYPSGVLPVQTAVSPAYSGYAPNAVSPASTGYAPSAVSPASTGYVANSFSPGAVSPAAVGPAAVPYGYGYDSRFPLTAGYGTQPFVSEYSLPYRDGFGFVQYPLAGSAVDTSNKDLAYASAENESERFSEVDRFGDDGESEVAAKPKIGVAKTARSSAQRQGASGSGAGSAKRVASSSAGKNQARVASAPKNGKSLPWIKW, from the coding sequence GTGAAGATCCATATCGCCAAAAGCGGTGACACGCTGTACAACTTGGCTAAGAAATACGGCTTGTCTCTTGACGAGCTGATCGCTGCCAACACGGACATCGCGAATCCGGACGAGATCGAGGTAGGCGCCAAGATACGCATACCGAAGCCGGGCCAAAAACAGTACGAGATCGCTCAGGATTATACGATCCAGCAGGGCGATACGATGTGGAAGCTGTCCAAGACGTACCAAGTGCCACTCGCGGACCTGATTGCGGCCAATCCGCAGATTGTCAATCCGAGCGCGCTTATGACGGGCCAAGTCGTCCACATTCCGAAGCTGCCTGCGGAAGGCTCGGGCGCGTCGGAAGAAATGCAGCAACATCACCATCATCATGGCAAACCGGAAACAGGCGTCATGCCGGCTGCTGGAGAAAAGCCCAGCACCGCGGTCATGCCCGGCGCGACGGAAAAGCCGAGCACTGCAGTCATGCCGGCCGTAACGGAAAAGCCCAGCACGGCGCCTATGCCGATCGTGGAGCAGCCGCAAGTTACGGCGCCTGTCGAAGTGCAGATGCCTCCGCCTATGCCGCCCGCCCCTCCGGTGCAGCCGGTGCACGAGCAGTATCCGGTGTACATGACGACGTACCAGCAATCGACAGACCTGTTCCTGCAAATGCCCCAGCCTGCCGTCGAAGCTTCGACGGTGCCGGTCGGTTACGGTCACGCGGGTTACGGGCACGGGCAGGAAGCTGTGTCGCCAGTCTCGACGGGGCCGGCCGTGCTGCCGGCCGCCACCTATGGATACGGCTACGGTCAAAGCCAGCATACCTCCGTCAGTCCTGAGACCGCCATGCCCTATAATTATGGCGACGTCAGTCCGGCAGCTGCCAAAACGAATAGTTACAGCGCCGTCAGTCCTGCTACCGCCATGCCCAACAGCTATGGCGCAATCAGTCCCGCGACCGCCATGCCTAGCAGCTATGGCGCGGTTAGTCCTGCGACCGCCATGCCCAACAGCTATGGCGCGGTTAGTCCCGCCGCTGTCCACAGCTATAACGGTTACGGCACCGCAGTATCTCCCGCAGCGACGCAGCCTTATGGCGGCGTGCCTTGCGCGGAGGGCATCGGCCCGCTCGTCGGAGGCATACCCGCATATCCAGGATACATCGGCGGACTCGAAGGCGGCATTCCGGGGCATCTTGGAGGTCTTGAAGGCGGCATTCCCGGCCAAATCGGCGGCCTCACAGGCGGCATCCCCGGCAACCTCGGGAGCCTGAACGGGGGTATTCCGGGCCATCTCGGCGGACTTGAAGGGGGTATTCCAGGTCATCTGGGCGGTATCGAGGGAGGCATTCCCGGACAGCTTGGCGGCATCGAAGGCGGCATTCCGGGCCATCTGGGCGGCTTGAACGGCGGTCTCCCCGGTTATCTGGGCGGTCTCGAAGGCGGCATTCCGGGGCAGCTGGGCGGCCTTGGCGGCCTGCAGACCGGATGGGGCCAGGCGCCGTGCCATCCGTGCGCAGGTACCCCGGTCTCTCCAGCAGCCGCGGTAAACGCGGCGCAAACGTCCGGCTACGGCTATCCGAGCGGCGTCCTGCCGGTTCAAACGGCCGTTTCTCCCGCTTATTCCGGCTATGCTCCGAATGCCGTCTCTCCTGCATCGACGGGCTATGCTCCGAGTGCCGTCTCTCCTGCATCAACGGGCTATGTCGCGAATTCCTTCTCGCCCGGCGCCGTATCGCCGGCTGCCGTCGGTCCCGCTGCGGTTCCCTACGGCTATGGCTATGATTCGCGATTTCCGCTGACAGCGGGTTACGGTACGCAGCCGTTCGTATCCGAATATTCGCTGCCTTACCGGGACGGCTTCGGCTTCGTGCAGTATCCGTTGGCCGGCAGCGCCGTCGACACGTCCAACAAGGACCTGGCGTACGCATCGGCGGAAAACGAATCGGAACGCTTTTCGGAAGTCGATCGCTTCGGGGACGATGGCGAGAGCGAAGTAGCAGCCAAACCCAAGATCGGCGTCGCCAAGACCGCCCGTTCCTCCGCGCAGCGGCAAGGAGCCTCCGGTTCCGGCGCGGGATCGGCGAAGCGCGTAGCATCTTCCTCCGCAGGCAAAAATCAGGCGCGCGTCGCTTCCGCTCCAAAGAACGGAAAGAGCCTTCCTTGGATCAAATGGTAG
- the ilvE gene encoding branched-chain-amino-acid transaminase, translated as MSEQWIYLNGQYVKKEDAKISVYDHGFLYGDGIFEGIRIYGGNIFRCREHLDRLYDSAKSIMLNMPLSMTQMEDALCETIRRNGLRDGYIRLIVSRGPGNLGLDPLRCPEAFVVIIVEQLAIYPEEAYRDGLRSVSVSPRRNLPDALNPKIKSLNYLNNILVKIQANLAGVGEAIMLNSQGYVAEGSSDNIFIVKRGVVYTPPCYIGALEGITRGAIIELCAKLGLPLREEPFTLHDVYTADEVFFTGTAAEVIAVREVDGRIIGEGRAGPLTSRLLDEFRKIVTVEGVKVYE; from the coding sequence ATGTCTGAGCAATGGATTTATCTGAACGGGCAATATGTGAAAAAGGAAGATGCCAAGATTTCGGTCTATGATCACGGCTTCCTGTACGGGGACGGCATTTTCGAAGGAATCCGCATCTACGGAGGGAATATCTTCCGATGCCGGGAGCACCTGGACCGCCTATACGATTCGGCCAAATCGATCATGCTTAACATGCCGCTCAGCATGACGCAGATGGAAGACGCGCTATGCGAGACGATCCGGCGCAATGGTCTGCGCGACGGCTACATCAGGCTCATCGTCTCCCGCGGGCCGGGCAATCTCGGACTCGATCCGCTCCGTTGTCCGGAAGCGTTCGTCGTTATAATCGTGGAGCAGCTCGCGATCTATCCGGAGGAGGCGTACCGGGACGGACTGCGCTCGGTATCGGTCAGCCCGCGCCGCAATTTGCCGGATGCGCTTAATCCGAAGATCAAGTCGCTGAACTACTTGAACAACATTCTGGTGAAAATCCAGGCGAATCTGGCGGGCGTCGGCGAGGCGATCATGCTCAACTCGCAAGGATATGTGGCCGAGGGTTCGAGCGACAATATTTTTATCGTGAAAAGAGGCGTCGTCTATACGCCGCCTTGTTATATCGGCGCGCTCGAGGGCATTACACGGGGCGCGATCATCGAACTGTGCGCGAAGCTGGGTCTGCCGCTGCGGGAGGAGCCGTTCACGCTGCATGACGTATACACGGCCGACGAGGTCTTTTTCACTGGCACCGCTGCAGAAGTCATCGCCGTGCGCGAAGTGGACGGACGAATCATCGGCGAAGGCCGCGCAGGACCTCTGACCAGCCGGCTGCTGGACGAGTTCCGCAAGATCGTTACGGTCGAAGGCGTCAAAGTTTACGAATAA
- a CDS encoding thiol-disulfide oxidoreductase DCC family protein produces the protein MSAQVGADGRRVLTVYYDGECRLCLAAVDRLRRSRTRSELRFVPLQSLPAGSFGSAPGAPEGEAGHLSQILVKDGAAGKVTGGADAVMLLLKDMPGLAWLGWLGALPGLRLLSAAFYRLVAKYRYRLFGRSDACEDGSCRTIATDQDGTHGGST, from the coding sequence TTGAGCGCGCAGGTGGGCGCGGACGGCCGACGTGTTCTGACCGTATATTATGACGGTGAGTGCAGGCTTTGCCTGGCGGCCGTGGACCGGCTGCGCCGTTCGCGCACGAGGTCCGAGCTGCGTTTTGTGCCGCTTCAATCGCTGCCGGCAGGCAGCTTCGGAAGCGCTCCTGGCGCTCCCGAAGGCGAAGCGGGTCATCTGTCGCAAATACTCGTCAAGGATGGAGCCGCCGGCAAGGTGACCGGCGGAGCGGACGCTGTTATGCTTCTGCTGAAGGACATGCCGGGCCTGGCCTGGCTTGGTTGGTTAGGCGCACTGCCCGGACTAAGGCTTCTCAGCGCCGCCTTCTATCGACTCGTTGCAAAGTACAGATACCGATTGTTCGGAAGAAGCGACGCCTGCGAGGACGGCTCCTGCAGGACGATTGCCACAGACCAAGATGGAACACACGGAGGATCGACATGA
- the ruvC gene encoding crossover junction endodeoxyribonuclease RuvC, with amino-acid sequence MRVLGIDPGIAIMGFGFIDKIGHRLVPVQYGSIQTTPDTAQEVRLQQIYESSCKLLDQYQPETVAVEKLFFNKNVTNAFSVGQARGVLMLAAAQRGIPIGEYTPMQVKQSVVGYGGAEKKQVQEMVKRLLGLASAPKPDDVADALAVAICHAHSSGMSQLMNGATRR; translated from the coding sequence ATGCGGGTACTCGGAATCGACCCCGGCATTGCCATTATGGGATTCGGATTCATCGACAAGATCGGACATCGTCTCGTGCCGGTGCAGTACGGCAGCATCCAGACGACGCCGGATACGGCCCAGGAGGTCAGGCTTCAGCAGATCTACGAATCTTCCTGCAAGCTTCTGGACCAATACCAGCCGGAGACCGTTGCGGTCGAAAAGCTATTTTTCAACAAAAACGTGACAAATGCATTCAGCGTCGGCCAAGCGAGAGGCGTACTGATGCTGGCTGCCGCGCAGCGTGGCATTCCGATCGGCGAGTATACGCCGATGCAGGTCAAGCAATCGGTCGTCGGATACGGCGGTGCGGAGAAGAAGCAGGTGCAGGAAATGGTGAAGCGCCTGCTCGGTCTCGCGAGCGCGCCCAAGCCGGACGACGTTGCGGACGCGCTGGCCGTGGCGATTTGCCATGCGCATTCGAGCGGCATGAGTCAATTGATGAACGGAGCGACGCGGCGGTGA
- the ruvB gene encoding Holliday junction branch migration DNA helicase RuvB: protein MEDRIVTAHLMMEDRQAELSLRPRYLNEYIGQSQVKDNMKIYIEAAKLRQEALDHVLLYGPPGLGKTTLSNIIANELGVSIRTTSGPAIERPGDLAAILTNLQENDVLFIDEIHRLHRTVEEVLYPAMEDFALDFVIGKGPSARSVRLDLPKFTLIGATTRAGLLSAPLRDRFGVVSRLEFYNEDELAFIVSRTSDLLGVDIIGEASREIARRARGTPRIANRLLKRVRDYAQVRGDGIITEQLAHESLERLQVDPMGLDAIDHKLLHAMISRYKGGPVGVDTIAASIGEESQTIEDVYEPYLLQIGFLQRTPRGRVATPAAYRHLGLPMPEQRT, encoded by the coding sequence GTGGAAGACCGCATCGTGACCGCTCATTTGATGATGGAGGACCGGCAGGCGGAGCTGAGCCTGCGTCCGCGGTATTTGAACGAATATATCGGCCAGTCGCAAGTGAAGGACAACATGAAAATTTACATCGAGGCCGCCAAGTTGAGGCAGGAGGCGCTCGATCACGTCCTGCTTTACGGACCGCCGGGGCTCGGCAAGACGACGCTCTCGAACATTATCGCCAACGAGCTTGGCGTCAGCATTCGGACGACGAGCGGTCCGGCGATCGAGCGCCCCGGCGACTTGGCCGCCATTCTGACGAATCTGCAGGAGAACGACGTCTTGTTTATCGACGAGATTCATAGATTGCACCGCACGGTCGAGGAAGTGCTGTACCCCGCGATGGAAGACTTTGCGCTCGACTTCGTCATCGGCAAAGGACCGAGCGCGAGGTCCGTGAGGCTGGATCTGCCCAAGTTTACGCTGATCGGCGCGACGACGCGCGCAGGATTGCTGTCCGCGCCGCTTCGCGACAGGTTCGGGGTCGTCAGCCGTCTCGAGTTTTACAACGAGGACGAGCTCGCCTTTATCGTATCGAGGACGAGCGATCTGCTCGGGGTGGACATCATCGGCGAGGCGTCCCGGGAGATCGCGCGCAGGGCGCGAGGCACGCCCCGTATCGCGAATCGGCTGCTCAAGCGCGTGCGCGATTATGCGCAGGTGCGCGGAGACGGCATCATCACCGAGCAGCTCGCGCATGAATCGCTCGAGCGCCTGCAGGTCGATCCGATGGGCCTGGACGCGATCGACCACAAGCTGCTCCACGCGATGATATCCCGGTACAAGGGCGGTCCGGTCGGCGTGGACACGATCGCCGCGTCGATCGGGGAAGAGAGTCAGACGATCGAAGACGTTTACGAGCCGTACCTGCTCCAGATCGGCTTTCTCCAACGCACGCCGCGCGGGCGGGTGGCGACGCCTGCCGCCTACCGGCATTTGGGACTGCCGATGCCAGAGCAGCGGACTTGA
- a CDS encoding SPFH domain-containing protein — translation MKEKRAWHMNGFLALLLCLASLAGGIALIVIGGDQAEPEGGLIGLGVILLLVAMVVLSSLTIVQPNQAKVITFFGSYIGTVSRSGLWMVLPFTVKRRVSLKVRNFTSNTLKVNDAEGNPIEIGAVVVFRVSDTARAVFDVDDYERFVELTSETSIRHTAAKYAYDTFTDEPSQSLRGNSDEVASELSAELQNRLHVAGIEVLETRLTHLAYAPEIASAMLQRQQAIAIIAARAKIVEGAVFMVDAALRQLVQNGIELDAERRAAMINNLMVAVVSDRAATPVINTGTLYG, via the coding sequence ATGAAGGAAAAACGCGCTTGGCATATGAATGGATTTTTGGCTTTGTTGTTATGTCTGGCCTCTCTTGCCGGCGGTATCGCGCTGATCGTGATCGGGGGCGATCAGGCGGAGCCGGAAGGCGGCCTAATCGGTCTTGGCGTCATACTGCTTCTGGTCGCAATGGTCGTGCTCAGTTCGCTTACGATCGTGCAGCCGAACCAGGCGAAGGTCATCACCTTTTTCGGAAGCTACATCGGCACGGTTTCCCGCAGCGGTCTGTGGATGGTGCTTCCGTTTACCGTTAAGAGACGGGTATCGCTCAAAGTTCGCAACTTCACGAGCAATACGCTGAAGGTGAACGATGCGGAGGGCAATCCGATCGAAATCGGGGCCGTCGTCGTATTCCGCGTCTCGGATACGGCCAGAGCGGTGTTCGATGTGGACGACTACGAACGGTTCGTGGAGCTGACGAGCGAGACGTCGATTCGGCATACGGCAGCCAAATACGCTTACGACACGTTTACCGACGAGCCGAGCCAGTCGCTGCGCGGCAATTCGGACGAGGTGGCTTCGGAACTGTCGGCGGAGCTGCAGAACAGGCTTCATGTCGCCGGCATCGAAGTGCTCGAGACGCGCTTGACCCATCTGGCTTACGCCCCAGAGATTGCGAGCGCCATGCTGCAACGACAGCAGGCGATCGCCATCATCGCAGCCCGGGCGAAGATCGTCGAAGGCGCCGTATTTATGGTGGATGCCGCACTGCGGCAGCTCGTACAAAACGGGATCGAGCTCGACGCGGAGCGGCGCGCGGCAATGATCAACAATCTGATGGTCGCGGTCGTGTCCGACCGTGCGGCGACGCCGGTCATCAACACGGGCACGCTCTACGGCTAA